The Asterias rubens chromosome 1, eAstRub1.3, whole genome shotgun sequence genome segment CAACAGATGAAGATAACGTGATGTGTAGACTCTGTGGCGTCACTCGTCAGGGTCTTACTGAAGTGTTCAAGGGGATAGAGAACATGCTGTTCGTGTGCTTCCGAGAGAGAGTCGGCTTCAGACGGAAACACCTTGTTATTGTCCAGCTCATTGGTATTATTCATAATATTGGATCCTCAGGTAGGTTATAAAACTTCATAAAATAATTTCTCAATTTTGCATTCAATTCagtgaaacatttatttccgtGCTCACAGTAAGAAAACACAGTATAATTAGGCCACCATTAATAAAGGTACAATACAAGCAAAGAGTAAACGTGACCAAGAAACTGACAAAATGTAACAATGTAAGAAGTGACTAATaataagccgaggcttgtggggTACAGACCTAGACATAATACAAAAACATGTTGACTCTaaaccagtgattttagcatcgtgccagtaaactcatgaccagGCAAGTCCATCGGtcttttgttttacctttggtaactgtaaaagaccagtcttctcacttgatgtatctcaacatatgcataaaataacaaacgtgaaAAGTATTTTGAACTTATattaattggtcgttgaagttgcgagagaatagtggaaCAAAAACACCTCCgtcgtgtgctttcatatgcttgaattcgagacctcagctgtcaaggagtctgtaagtgaaaacaaattgaaaatcggttgagtagttcttgagatatggtcccacttccggttgacccggcagtagaggtcaaattgaggtcacggtttttccaaatttttctcctatccccaaggagtcttataactacaaacagtcgacattattaaagaagaatgtcgtcttcctgtgataatttatctcggaatgtcgacatcctaaaagtaggatgtcgtcttcctgtgataatttatctcgggatgtcgacatcctaaaagtaggatgtcgtcttgctgtgctaatttatctcggtatgtcgacatcctaaacgtcagttgtcatcttcctgtgataatttatctcgggaagtcgacattctaaaagaagaatgtcgtcttcctgtgataatttatctcggaatgtcgatatcccaaaagtaggatgtcgtcttgctgtgataatttatctcgggaagtcgacatcctaaaattaggatgtcgtcttcctgtgataacttATCTCGTGAAGTTGacatcccaaaagtaggatttcttttgttgaaaggattttacttgtatacgttttgttaactagtattacatttccaacaatatttataatattcatggtcataaactacgttaaactaaaataatggacgaaacaaaatgtccaacgtaaaactccataaggtttggaacataatggtcccgcaagttcaaatacgtgcaagacttgcttagtctacacagaaggtaataaataattgtttacaagcaaatgcaatcgtacaataatagaaaacaaaaactaaaaatcaatgcaaaacacatgtaggggatggaggggcccataaaaagcaaaccttaacgagtacggaccccccccccttttctaacgaagaaagcgatgtaagcaattctatttagtgggtgtaatcttatgtagcggcaaaacaattcaaaattacaggaagaacaaacacaaaaacagttagcgtaaaataaaacttaaccatatatttaaatgaaacagataaacaaaatacccaacatcataataaaacataaaagggaACACTAGTtgattgataaaaataaatactagagaaaatgggccccacaactcttgctgggaaaaaaaccatgtcgaaatataccattgttatccattagagacgttttgtagtcactttggttggggTAGTAGGGAGCGAGGAATCTTAtagcaaaaacacacgaaaatcccatggctgggacatcagtttatacaccagacaaatctattatatggatattcttttgaatattttattttgtgcatatggtccgtgattcatggtccgttgaatataagtgggcggttgtatcgacaacagacttttatccttttgatcaccatcagcgtataataaacttcaagggctgacgattgcacttttggtattgtcattgttctCATAAAGAACTTTTTGACTTCAGTAAACACTGCATGTTCTGTGGTAATCCTGCCAAGTATGATGGCAAACGCAAAGGGTTTGAAGTTATCCCTGTCAGATCAAAGGATTTGCAAATCTCGTAGTGATCCATGGTCTCAGATTGTGTTGGGTAGACTTGCAATTGTTAATGATCTTCATGCAGCTGATGCTGTTTATCATCAACAGTGTAGTGTGAATTTCAGAACTGAAAGACAGATACCCCAGGCTTATTCTGAAGATGGCCCAAGCACCGccaaaaagataaaaatagGCAGACCCAAAGAAGAGGTGAGAATAACAGCATTCTTACAGGTTGCAGAATTTCTGGAAGAAAATGATGATGAACAAACCACAGTAGGTGAACTAGTAGCAAAAATGGCAGACTATCTAAAAGATACAGGGCATGAGGCCTATAGTGCGGTGTACATGAAAAAGAAACTACTAGAACACTTCGGAGACAGAATCATTGTAACCGAAATTAATGGAAAACATGGTGTTGTGACATTTCGCAACACAGCAAATTATATTCTGTATGAATTTCACAAGCAACCAAAGAATGAGACACCGGAAAAGGAGAAAATGAGAATAATAGAGACTGCTGCCAAACTTATTCAGAGTGATGTCAAGTTTCGGAATATCACCGCTGATGCATACCCAAGTCCGGCGGAAATGTCCTCTACCACTGCATCACTTGATTTTATCCCAGATTCACTTCAGAGGCTGTTAAGGACTATGTTTGCTGGCAAAAATGTAGACATCAAGCTGGCATCCATTGGGCAGGCCATCATGCAAGCAATAAGGCCAAGGGTCCAATGTAGACATCAAGCTGGCATCCATTGGGCAGGCCATCATGCAAGCAATAAGGCCAAGGGTCCAATGTAGACATCAAGCTGGCATCCATTGGGCAGGCCATCATGCAAGCAATAAGGCCAAGGGTCCAATGTAGACATCAAGCTGGCATCCATTGGGCAGGCCATCATGCAAGCAATAAGGCCAAGGGTCCTCATTGCTCCCCTCCAATTTGGTCTTGGAATACTGATGCATCATCATTTTTCATCTCGGTTCCTAATCGACACAGTGCACTCTCTTGGTTTCGCCTGTTCCTATTCTGAAGTGAAAAAGCATGAAAAAAGTGCAGCAGTGTCACAAGGAACAGAAAATCCGGGTTATATTCAGGACCAGCACATTCAGTATGTTGCCGACAATGTCGACCATAACATTTGTACAATTGATGGATTTGGTACCTCCCATGGAATGGGTATAGTAGCAACAAAGACACCAGGTACAATGACTTGTAAGCCTATACCAAAAGTTAATGTAACTGCCGCAGATATTGCTGATGTTGGGCGTATCAACATAGAATACTTTAGGGCCTCTCATACAGTACAACAGCTGATGTACCAACCCATGGTGAATTTGAGAACAAGAGACCCAACAATTAACATGATGTGCTTTGGAAGACATCATTACTACTTCAATCCCCAAGGCCTTCATGGTCTGGCATGATGCAGATGGTCAATAAGGGTGAATACCCAGGACAGTCATCAGTATCTTTTCTTCCTATGATTGACATGAATCCATGCGACCCATCTTTTGTGTACTCAACACTGCGATTTGTTTGTGACCATGCTGCACAGTACAGTGTTACTCCTGTTTTGACTTTTGGTGAAAGGCACTTACAATCATTCGAAACCAgcctaatttattttaattttattttaactcttcggacaaaaaaaaaaagcaaaacaataaaacaagcacaggccgtccagggaagggcaaaagtccaaaaactgtcatcaaaaaagatgtgctctCCCAGAGCAGTGACATGAAGCAAATTGTCTTGGGACTACACACTGAAATGAGCTTCCTTGGAAGTATTGGGCATTTGATGAGAGGCTCAGGACTCCAGGAACTTCTTGAAGTGATTTATGCAAGCAACTCGGTTGGACACATGCCTAGTGGCAAGGCGATATCGAGAGCTGTGCGTGGCCATCTCCTTGTTGATGCTGCCCTCAATACCATGCTGGTTGCA includes the following:
- the LOC117292714 gene encoding uncharacterized protein LOC117292714, which translates into the protein MKSTDSMKTLYEILRHVSVEPIMFIISMTTFMRQPTNQLLVLHKVCLLNYNATTCNHIMTVDVENDIQADTAYWNFYLKMALLIPGAVVSSLYGPLSDKLGRRVFLIIPSVGNIFGAVALIIQSEIPLMPLEYLLATELIVGLSGNVVTTYVVAKSYLCDITDRTNRTKRLGVVKSMSYFGGPVGAFLSGILVDREGFASVYYIIAGIHVFIVIYVAVWLQESRGADHHDKGGDLELEDGMGEHSEQEDHHKDGAEKEVDETTDDASTRKENKTDEDNVMCRLCGVTRQGLTEVFKGIENMLFVCFRERVGFRRKHLVIVQLIGIIHNIGSSADAVYHQQCSVNFRTERQIPQAYSEDGPSTAKKIKIGRPKEEVRITAFLQVAEFLEENDDEQTTVGELVAKMADYLKDTGHEAYSAVYMKKKLLEHFGDRIIVTEINGKHGVVTFRNTANYILYEFHKQPKNETPEKEKMRIIETAAKLIQSDVKFRNITADAYPSPAEMSSTTASLDFIPDSLQRLLRTMFAGKNVDIKLASIGQAIMQAIRPRVQCRHQAGIHWAGHHASNKAKGPM